CGAGATCGAAGCCGATGACCTCCATGTGCATATTCCGTTGCATCCGGTAGAGGGTTGCGCGTTTGATGAACGTCGAACGCTTGAGGCTATCCGCCGCCTTGACCAGCGTGGAGATCGTCATGCCGGCCGGAACTCAAAGGGCCCGGGTTTGTTGACGCTGCCGGCGACCACGACGCGGTTCTCGTGGAGCCCGATGATATTCTGGATCATCACGATATCGCCGTTCGCCATCGTGTAGGAACTGGCGAGAAGGTCGGTTGCGGACGCGAAGCGGATATCGAAATCGAGCAGGTCGCGATCGTACGCACGGCGCTGATCGAACGGTACGATGCGTTCGATGTGGAGCCGTTTCACGTCGGCATCGAACCGGAGTCCGCCTGCCATGCCGATGAGCGCACCGAGGGTCTCACCGGGTTTCAGTTCATAGATCGCGGGGCGGACGACTTTGCCGACCGCGGCCACGCGGATGCCGGCGGGTTTCACATACACGACATCGCCATCCTGCAGGGGTTCGTCTTTTGTACGGTCTCCCCCGAGGATGAACGCATACATGTCGACCGAGTGTGCGGTTTCCCCGCGCCGGAGCACCTGGATGTCGCGCAGCGAACCGTCGGCCGATGGCCCGCCAGCGAGGTACAGGGCATGGAGGGCGGTGGACATCGAAGATACGGCATAGCCTCCCGGCTTGCGCACTTCACCGAGGACGAAGACCTGGATCGTCTTCAGTTTACCCAGGGAGACCTCGAGGTTCGAACGGCCTCGCGCGCCGGCGAGTCCGGAATAGACACTTGCCATGCGCCGCTGAACGTTGTCGCGGAATTGTTGGACCGTCAGGCCGATGG
Above is a window of Ignavibacteriota bacterium DNA encoding:
- a CDS encoding SLBB domain-containing protein, translated to MTGLHRWLSIGLIALTIPANTPAQTQDQVRQQAESRLRQMSPAEIEQALKQYGLTLDEATKRAQSMGISLQDFLTRPAASSGAIAPEELSVDPRLNWQRTTTPREAIDSAVVAIGLAQLASDTITVPGFTGRTGIDSAMRPFGYEIFRFPSNTFIPSLSVSTPPSYVLGAGDEVQISVWGETYINHRLQVNREGNVFIPDVGPVNAIGLTVQQFRDNVQRRMASVYSGLAGARGRSNLEVSLGKLKTIQVFVLGEVRKPGGYAVSSMSTALHALYLAGGPSADGSLRDIQVLRRGETAHSVDMYAFILGGDRTKDEPLQDGDVVYVKPAGIRVAAVGKVVRPAIYELKPGETLGALIGMAGGLRFDADVKRLHIERIVPFDQRRAYDRDLLDFDIRFASATDLLASSYTMANGDIVMIQNIIGLHENRVVVAGSVNKPGPFEFRPA